In Macrobrachium nipponense isolate FS-2020 chromosome 36, ASM1510439v2, whole genome shotgun sequence, a genomic segment contains:
- the LOC135203355 gene encoding uncharacterized protein LOC135203355, which produces MMALESNSDLSMVAVPAAPRLEDGSLAPEHRAHTYPRYNVRRRQFEEAQLPHNPALPPARNPMTPLATLGQQIGEYMRRIGDYFYWFVSGNPPVTLRRVNGKLQRPGLPPIRRNIFQRKKPTRSKKLTHRRLPPPQQQKFARRTQKIAFLAHRPIDLSA; this is translated from the exons atGATGGCCCTGGAGAGCAATTCGGATCTCTCAATGGTGGCTGTGCCGGCTGCTCCTAGACTAGAAGATGGCAGCTTGGCCCCAGAACACAGAGCTCACACTTACCCGAGGTATAATGTTAGGAGGAGACAGTTCGAGGAAGCTCAA TTGCCCCATAATCCAGCGTTACCTCCGGCAAGGAACCCCATGACACCTTTAGCAACTCTGGGCCAGCAGATCGGTGAGTACATGAGGAGAATTGGGGATTACTTCTACTGGTTCGTCTCTGGTAACCCACCGGTCACCCTCAGGAGAGTCAATGGAAAGCTGCAGAGGCCTGGCCTCCCACCAATCAGGAGGAACATCTTCCAGAGAAAGAAGCCGACAAGGAGCAAGAAGCTCACACATCGCCGGCTGCCCCCTCCACAACAGCAGAAGTTTGCCAGGAGGACGCAGAAGATTGCGTTCTTGGCACACAG GCCAATAGACCTATCAGCATAA